The proteins below come from a single Denticeps clupeoides chromosome 15, fDenClu1.1, whole genome shotgun sequence genomic window:
- the jam2a gene encoding junctional adhesion molecule 2A isoform X2 produces the protein METPGMERSSPPPTLLLRGAFLLLMLLSPCAPVVVTTDRPVVEAHENGEAYLSCLYRTQEDRNPRIEWKKKGKDTSFVYYDGKFRGPFEGRAKIDGASVTLARVTQEDAGEYRCEVSAPLDSITLGETNVTLVVLVPPHTPSCEIPSSAVTGSAVELHCRDHHSVPAATYTWYKDKMPLQRQLNASYTADKNTGVLLFKSVSRADTGLYHCEARNRVGPPKSCKGNHMQIDDLNVPGIIAGVVVICLIISVCALAAWYAQRHGFFSRHRGRNTHYSHAPEDKQDFKHTRSFML, from the exons ATGGAGACCCCCGGCATGGAGAGAAGTTCGCCGCCGCCAACGCTGCTGCTGCGCGGGGCTTTTTTACTACTGATGCTGC tgtccCCTTGTGCTCCAGTCGTGGTCACCACCGACCGGCCTGTTGTTGAAGCACATGAAAATGGGG AGGCGTACCTTTCCTGTCTGTACAGAACACAGGAAGACAGAAACCCTCGAATAGAATGgaagaagaaaggaaaggaTACATCCTTTGTGTACTATGATGGGAAGTTCCGAG GTCCCTTTGAGGGTCGTGCAAAGATTGATGGAGCATCGGTGACCCTGGCGAGAGTGACCCAGGAAGATGCTGGGGAGTATCGCTGTGAGGTCAGCGCCCCCTTGGACTCCATCACCCTGGGAGAGACCAACGTCACCCTTGTGGTGCTGG TGCCGCCCCACACCCCGTCCTGCGAAATCCCAAGCTCCGCCGTGACGGGCTCGGCGGTGGAGCTGCACTGCAGGGATCACCACAGTGTGCCCGCTGCCACCTACACCTGGTACAAAGATAAGATGCCTCTGCAACGGCAGCTCAATGCCTCCTACACTGCGGACAAGAACACTGGTGTTCTG TTGTTTAAATCAGTAAGTAGGGCGGACACTGGACTGTACCACTGTGAGGCCAGAAACCGAGTCGGGCCGCCGAAGAGCTGTAAGGGGAACCACATGCAGATTG ATGACCTGAATGTCCCAGGGATCATTGCAGGAGTGGTGGTCATCTGCCTTATCATTTCCGTTTGTGCCCTGGCGGCGTGGTATGCCCAGCGACACGGCTTCTTCAGCA GACACAGAGGAAG AAACACACATTACAGTCACGCTCCAGAAGAT aaacaagaCTTCAAGCACACTCGCTCTTTCATGCTCTGA
- the jam2a gene encoding junctional adhesion molecule 2A isoform X1, translating into METPGMERSSPPPTLLLRGAFLLLMLLSPCAPVVVTTDRPVVEAHENGEAYLSCLYRTQEDRNPRIEWKKKGKDTSFVYYDGKFRGPFEGRAKIDGASVTLARVTQEDAGEYRCEVSAPLDSITLGETNVTLVVLVPPHTPSCEIPSSAVTGSAVELHCRDHHSVPAATYTWYKDKMPLQRQLNASYTADKNTGVLLFKSVSRADTGLYHCEARNRVGPPKSCKGNHMQIDDLNVPGIIAGVVVICLIISVCALAAWYAQRHGFFSRHRGRSFWIPQCHGAAHISSQNLHRTEDINTHYSHAPEDKQDFKHTRSFML; encoded by the exons ATGGAGACCCCCGGCATGGAGAGAAGTTCGCCGCCGCCAACGCTGCTGCTGCGCGGGGCTTTTTTACTACTGATGCTGC tgtccCCTTGTGCTCCAGTCGTGGTCACCACCGACCGGCCTGTTGTTGAAGCACATGAAAATGGGG AGGCGTACCTTTCCTGTCTGTACAGAACACAGGAAGACAGAAACCCTCGAATAGAATGgaagaagaaaggaaaggaTACATCCTTTGTGTACTATGATGGGAAGTTCCGAG GTCCCTTTGAGGGTCGTGCAAAGATTGATGGAGCATCGGTGACCCTGGCGAGAGTGACCCAGGAAGATGCTGGGGAGTATCGCTGTGAGGTCAGCGCCCCCTTGGACTCCATCACCCTGGGAGAGACCAACGTCACCCTTGTGGTGCTGG TGCCGCCCCACACCCCGTCCTGCGAAATCCCAAGCTCCGCCGTGACGGGCTCGGCGGTGGAGCTGCACTGCAGGGATCACCACAGTGTGCCCGCTGCCACCTACACCTGGTACAAAGATAAGATGCCTCTGCAACGGCAGCTCAATGCCTCCTACACTGCGGACAAGAACACTGGTGTTCTG TTGTTTAAATCAGTAAGTAGGGCGGACACTGGACTGTACCACTGTGAGGCCAGAAACCGAGTCGGGCCGCCGAAGAGCTGTAAGGGGAACCACATGCAGATTG ATGACCTGAATGTCCCAGGGATCATTGCAGGAGTGGTGGTCATCTGCCTTATCATTTCCGTTTGTGCCCTGGCGGCGTGGTATGCCCAGCGACACGGCTTCTTCAGCA GACACAGAGGAAG GTCATTCTGGATCCCCCAGTGCCACGGCGCAGCGCACATCAGCAGCCAGAATCTCCACAGAACTGAGGATAT AAACACACATTACAGTCACGCTCCAGAAGAT aaacaagaCTTCAAGCACACTCGCTCTTTCATGCTCTGA
- the atp5pf gene encoding ATP synthase peripheral stalk subunit F6, mitochondrial, whose amino-acid sequence MALGRFFQLSSLLRSAVAGTLRRNIGISAVVFNRAKDMDPIQKLFLDKIRDYNTKSKSSGGVVDAGPSYQKNLNEELGKLQRLFGGGELTKFPEFKFPEPKLDESAK is encoded by the exons ATGGCTCTTGGCAGGTTCTTCCAGCTGTCCTCTCTCCTCCGCTCGGCGGTGGCCGGGACTCTGCGACGGAATATTGGCATCTCTGCTGTGGTGTTCAACCGAGCCAAGGACATGGACCCGATACAGAAGTTGTTCCTTGACAAGATCCGTGACTACAACACCAAGAGCAA gtcctCAGGCGGCGTAGTAGATGCTGGTCCCAGCTATCAGAAGAACCTGAACGAGGAACTCGGCAAGCTACAGAGGCTGTTTGGTGGTGGAGAACTCACCAAATTCCCTGAATTCAAATTCCCAG AGCCTAAACTGGACGAATCAGCCAAGTAA